The Musa acuminata AAA Group cultivar baxijiao chromosome BXJ1-3, Cavendish_Baxijiao_AAA, whole genome shotgun sequence genome window below encodes:
- the LOC135632101 gene encoding probable LRR receptor-like serine/threonine-protein kinase At2g16250, whose translation MPRVAAAVVALVLVLVVALWCAAAAQNLSSVSDLSGLYSLRASLGLRARDWPRRVEPCTSWAGVACSAAGRVLGVDLSGLRRTRLGRQNPRFAVDGLRNLTQLRSFNATGFALPGPIPDWFGRDLAPTFAVLVLRDASVLGSIPDSLSGAAGLTVLVLARNAITGNIPPTLGQLGNLTVLDLSRNVLSGSIPTSFGALVNLSYLDLSSNFLSGPVPLALGTIRDLKTLILGNNSLTGSIAAQLGDLSSLTVLDLSFNSLAGSLPDDLQNLRSLQNLSLGNNSLSGSLSADLFASLTRLQSIKLSHNHFSGALPDSLWSLSELRVFDVSFNNLTGILPDLTPAVVNENISGALFDLSSNLYYGSISSRFGRIFTEFVMVDISNNYLEGALPVDNASNNITFGLNCFEDAINQRKPEECLQFYTERGLPYDGNVTQSPHPSSTSKKGHRNLKYILIGTLGGTLVLMISILLLVYCLKRSGGPRVEQQESGGAEGPPGDGTQASSVVVNLSAVGEAFHYEQLVRATSGFSDVNLIKHGHSGDIYRGVLESGVSVVVKRINVQVRKDAYAAELDLFSKGLHRRLVPFIGHCLENENENENEKFLVYKYVPNGDLCSALQRKPEPEEGFHSLDWLKRLKIATGIAEALCYFHHECSPPLVHRDIQASSILLDDKFEVRLASLSEVCAQEGEAHQNVITRLLRKSQTSEQAISGPPATCAYDVYCFGKILLELVTGKLGISGSSDAIINEMLDHTLPYINMYEKGLVAKIVDPFLVVDEDHLEEVWAMAIVAKSCLDPKPSRRPPMRHILKALENPLKVVREDNNSGSARLRATSSRGSWNAAFMGSWRRSSSEIASVPGQLREDQLLRRSGTTRSQGSGGEQSFSRKRPSKEIFPEPSGLRDMDD comes from the exons ATGCCCCGTGTCGCGGCCGCCGTCGTCGcgctcgtcctcgtcctcgtcgtcGCGCTGTGGTGCGCCGCGGCGGCGCAGAACCTGAGCTCCGTGTCCGATCTCTCGGGGCTCTACAGTCTCCGCGCCTCGCTCGGTCTCCGCGCCCGCGACTGGCCGCGCCGTGTGGAACCCTGCACGTCCTGGGCCGGCGTCGCGTGCAGCGCCGCCGGGCGGGTCCTTGGCGTCGACCTCTCCGGCCTCCGTCGCACCCGGCTTGGGCGCCAGAACCCACGGTTCGCCGTCGATGGGCTCAGGAACCTCACCCAGCTTCGCTCCTTCAACGCCACCGGCTTCGCGCTCCCCGGCCCCATCCCGGACTGGTTCGGCCGCGACCTCGCCCCGACCTTCGCCGTCCTCGTCCTTCGCGACGCCTCCGTCTTGGGCTCCATCCCCGACTCCCTCAGCGGTGCCGCGGGGCTCACGGTACTCGTCCTCGCCCGCAACGCTATCACCGGGAACATCCCGCCCACTCTCGGTCAGCTCGGCAACCTCACGGTCCTCGACCTCTCCCGCAACGTTCTCTCCGGGTCCATCCCGACGTCCTTCGGGGCTCTCGTCAATCTCTCCTACCTGGATCTCTCCTCCAACTTCCTCTCCGGCCCGGTGCCACTGGCTCTCGGCACTATCCGAGACTTGAAAACCCTGATCTTGGGGAACAATAGCCTCACCGGATCGATCGCCGCACAGCTCGGCGATCTCTCCTCCCTCACAGTTCTTGATCTCAGCTTCAATTCCCTCGCCGGCTCTCTTCCTGATGATCTCCAGAACCTGAGGAGCCTACAAAACCTAAGCTTGGGCAACAACTCGCTCTCGGGCTCTCTCTCTGCTGATCTCTTTGCCAGTCTCACCAGGCTTCAGTCCATCAAGCTGAGTCACAATCACTTCTCAGGGGCATTGCCGGACTCACTGTGGTCTCTCTCAGAGCTAAGGGTATTTGACGTCTCTTTCAATAACCTTACTGGAATACTTCCAGACCTTACGCCGGCTGTTGTCAATGAGAACATCAGTGGTGCTCTCTTTGATCTTTCAAGCAATCTCTACTATGGTTCCATCTCTTCTCGCTTTGGGAGAATTTTCACCGAGTTTGTAATGGTGGATATATCGAATAATTACTTAGAAGGTGCATTGCCAGTAGATAATGCGAGCAACAATATAACTTTTGGATTGAATTGCTTTGAAGATGCTATTAACCAAAGGAAACCAGAAGAATGTTTGCAGTTCTACACTGAGAGAGGGTTACCTTATGATGGTAATGTGACCCAAAGTCCTCATCCGTCGAGCACTTCCAAGAAGGGGCATCGGAACTTAAAATATATACTGATAGGAACTCTCGGCGGCACATTGGTGCTGATGATATCGATTCTTTTGCTGGTATATTGTTTGAAGAGATCAGGTGGCCCAAGAGTTGAACAGCAGGAGAGTGGTGGAGCTGAAGGCCCTCCTGGGGATGGCACACAGGCTTCTAGTGTTGTTGTCAATTTGTCAGCTGTAGGAGAGGCCTTCCATTATGAGCAGCTGGTTAGGGCAACTTCGGGCTTTAGTGATGTGAACCTTATCAAGCATGGACACTCTGGAGATATTTACCGTGGTGTTTTGGAAAGCGGAGTTTCTGTTGTGGTGAAGAGGATCAATGTACAGGTCAGAAAGGACGCTTATGCTGCAGAGTTGGATTTGTTCTCCAAGGGTTTGCACAGGAGATTGGTGCCATTTATAGGCCACTGCTTGGAGAATGAGAATGAGAATGAGAATGAGAAATTCCTTGTCTATAAATATGTGCCAAATGGTGATCTTTGTAGTGCGTTGCAGAGGAAACCTGAGCCAGAAGAAGGATTTCACTCATTGGATTGGTTAAAGAGGTTGAAGATTGCAACAGGCATTGCCGAGGCCCTATGCTATTTTCATCATGAATGTTCGCCGCCCCTTGTCCATAG AGACATCCAAGCAAGCAGTATCCTTCTTGATGATAAATTTGAAGTGAGGCTTGCTAGTTTAAGCGAGGTATGTGCACAGGAAGGAGAAGCGCACCAAAATGTCATCACTAGGCTTTTGAGAAAGTCACA gACATCAGAACAAGCTATTTCCG GGCCACCTGCAACGTGTGCATACGATGTATATTGTTTTGGCAAGATATTGCTCGAACTGGTTACCGGTAAGCTTGGCATTAGCGGGTCAAGTGATGCCATAATAAATGAGATGCTTGATCACACCCTGCCTTACATCAATATGTACGAAAAGGGACTTGTGGCGAAGATTGTTGATCCATTCCTTGTTGTCGATGAGGACCACTTGGAGGAGGTCTGGGCCATGGCAATCGTAGCAAAGTCTTGCCTCGATCCAAAGCCTAGCAGGCGTCCACCAATGAGACACATCCTCAAGGCATTGGAGAACCCTCTGAAGGTGGTAAGAGAAGACAACAATTCTGGCTCGGCCAGGCTAAGGGCCACTTCGTCAAGGGGTTCTTGGAACGCTGCATTCATGGGGAGCTGGCGACGCAGCTCCTCAGAGATTGCTTCTGTGCCAGGCCAACTGAGGGAGGATCAACTGTTGAGACGCTCCGGCACAACCAGGTCCCAAGGAAGCGGCGGGGAGCAGTCATTCTCTCGCAAGAGGCCATCCAAGGAGATCTTCCCAGAGCCATCGGGTTTACGTGACATGGACGATTGA